A portion of the Pirellulales bacterium genome contains these proteins:
- a CDS encoding DUF6690 family protein, producing the protein MFRRSMFYFLVLCAAVGIPYLSTEWNKTSQWLSSRAGSTEATPSAADPTAPDGNATGLSNLAGLNSPVFGAVTPNGPDAAPTPPLVGLAEALRFDVTSPWILGRWPRVTAGLPDEDLQGYRVALVTGTRDDDLAGSLTYYFNKRQRCQRITFQGTTGDARKLIAYLTERYGFKQQTSSDPNLYLYQIRWNGSPLSELHIRPARIVRANEPLARFEVLLAMNDTSGK; encoded by the coding sequence ATGTTTCGCCGCAGCATGTTTTATTTTCTCGTGTTATGCGCGGCAGTCGGCATTCCCTACTTAAGCACGGAATGGAACAAGACGAGCCAGTGGCTTTCAAGCCGCGCCGGCTCAACTGAAGCGACGCCGTCCGCCGCCGATCCGACCGCGCCCGACGGCAACGCGACCGGCCTCAGTAATCTGGCCGGACTCAATAGTCCGGTGTTCGGCGCCGTCACTCCCAACGGGCCCGACGCGGCCCCCACTCCGCCGCTGGTCGGTCTGGCCGAAGCGTTGCGATTCGACGTGACTTCTCCTTGGATTCTCGGGCGCTGGCCGCGCGTCACGGCCGGCCTGCCGGACGAAGACTTGCAAGGCTATCGCGTGGCGCTGGTGACGGGCACGCGCGATGACGATTTGGCCGGCTCGCTCACTTACTATTTCAACAAGCGGCAGCGCTGCCAGCGAATCACATTTCAGGGCACGACCGGCGATGCCCGCAAGCTGATCGCTTATCTCACCGAGCGCTATGGATTCAAGCAGCAGACGAGCAGTGACCCGAATCTGTACCTCTACCAGATTCGCTGGAACGGCAGCCCGCTCAGCGAGCTGCACATCCGCCCGGCTCGCATCGTCCGCGCCAACGAGCCGCTCGCCCGCTTCGAAGTGCTGCTGGCGATGAACGACACGAGCGGGAAATAA